Within Alteromonas sp. LMIT006, the genomic segment CTATAATCAAAATCCGCTGGCAACAAAGTTTCCTCATGACGCTGAGTTTTGGCAATCTCGTCTTTTTGACGCTCAATGTATCCAGCGTATTTGATTTGTATTTCAACTTGTTCCGCCGCTTGAACATGATTCAGACCTGGACCCAAACTCTCAATGCCCATCAGCGTTTGATAAGTCATTTCAGGACGACGGATCAATTCTTCTAATGAATGTTCACGCGTCACAGGATTGCGCAATACTTTATTGAGTTCACTTACCGAAGCGTGTTTAGCATGGATATATTGGCCTTTTAAACGCTGTTTTTCACGCTCAATGAGTTCTATTTTTTCATTAAATGCCGCCCATCGCACATCATCAACTAAGCCAACTTCTCGGCCAAGGGCGGTCAAACGCAGATCCGCATTATCTTCACGCAATAACAAACGGTATTCAGCACGTGAGGTAAACATCCGATACGGTTCTTTAGTACCTAATGTCGCCAAATCATCAATTAATACACCGATGTATGCTTGATCGCGACGTAAACTAATCGCTTCTTTATCAGCTGCTTGTAACGCAGCGTTGGCACCTGCAAGCAAACCTTGTGCACCGGCTTCTTCATAACCTGTAGTGCCATTAATCTGACCAGCAAAGAACAAGCCATCAATATATTTCGTTTCGAGTGATTGCTTCAAATCGCGTGGATCAAAGAAATCGTATTCAATCGCATATCCAGGGCGAATAATGTGTGCATTTTCAAAGCCCGCAATGGAGTGAATCAAGTCACACTGCACATCAAAAGGCAACGAAGTACTGATCCCGTTAGGATAAATTTCTATCGAGTTGAGACCTTCTGGTTCAACAAAAATCTGATGCGAAGTTTTATCTGCAAAACGGGTGATTTTGTCTTCAATACTTGGGCAGTAACGTGGACCAACCCCTTCAATCACACCCGTAAACATTGGCGAGCGATCCAGACCACCACGGATAATGTCATGGGTCCGTTCGTTGGTATGAGTAATGTAACATGGGATCTGTTCTGGATGATCGGCAACACTGCCCATAAATGAAAATACCGGAAGTGGTGTATCACCTGGTTGTTCCTGCATCTTGGAATAATCCAAGGTGCGTGAATCTAGGCGAGCCGGAGTACCGGTTTTTAGGCGATCTACTCTAAATGGTAAAGCCCTTAAACGCTCAGCAAGAGCGATGGATGGTGGATCACCTGCCCGACCGCCTTTGTAATTTTCTAATCCAATATGGATCGTTCCACCTAAAAACGTACCAACAGTCAATACGACCGTTTTGGCTTTGAATTTTAACCCCATTTGGGTAACAACCCCAGTGACACGGTCATTTTCGACAATCAAGTCATCACAAGATTGCTGAAAGATAGTCAAGTTATTTTGATGCTCTAATGTGTGTCGAACGGCATTGCGATACAAACTGCGATCAGCTTGCGCACGCGTAGCACGTACCGCTGGCCCTTTTGAAGCATTCAAGGTACGCCATTGGATCCCAGCTTTATCAATGGCATGTGCCATGACGCCGCCTAACGCATCGATTTCTTTGACTAAATGACCTTTTCCGATACCACCAATGGCTGGATTACAGGACATTTGTCCAAGTGTTTCCATATTGTGGGTCAAAAGCAAAGTGGTTGCGCCCATCCGTGCGGCAGCAAGCGCAGCTTCGGTGCCAGCATGGCCACCACCCACGACTATGACGTCATACGCTTGTTGATAATACATAAGGATACCTTGAATTTTTTAATCGGGTATATTTTAGCCTAAAGGTGATGTTGTGCCTAATTTTTTTGTCTTTGTAAAAGAGAAAAGAGGTTTGTGCGAAGTGCGAGGATAATTATATAAAACATACTTTATGGATCTTAGTTTATTATTGTTATTATTAAGTGAGACGTTTTCTTGGGATAACTGTTTTTTATTTAATAAAAACAATCTACTACAGAGATCATAACTCAACTTAAGATCGGTTTGTAACTGCGTACATCCTGTGTATAAAAAGCTGATTTATCCACAAGTGGTTTTTGATGCAAAGTTATGATCGATTCATACCGAACATAGCCCCAAACAAATACCGATCTTATCCACAGAACTGTATGAGCTGTGAATAAGTCGGTATAGTTCAATAATTATCGAGATTCAATTTTGTGATTAACTTTTTTTGATGTTGACACTGCCACCTGAGGCACGCAGCACAAGTTTTGGCCCACCACCGAATCTGGCACCGGCGCTTATTAATAGTAGGCTTATTAATTATTTTACTTGGTTGGGTTGATATCCAGTGACCGGAGTATGCGAGACCGCATCGTCCACAAATTCTTCTCGTCGGGAAGGGCCTTGGAATTGGATTTTGTAGGTATCGTATTCTTTGATGGATTCGGTACAGTATTTGCCCAAAGCAATGCTCAAATCTTTGAGTGAGTGATTGGTGATCAGGATGCAGTTTTTCTTAGCGGCTTGGCGCAGACGCAACAAATTACCAAGCCAGCTTTGCGCGTTTTTCTTGAGCATGGTTTCATTCACACAGACTTCATCTAGGATGAGTAAATCCACATTCAGTAAGTCTTGCTGGATCTCTCTAAATTGTTCAGCCACACCGTCTTTGGCATCGTAATCATAAGAATAAAAACGCATTTCAAGTAAACTGGATAGTTGGCGATACAGTACACTGGTTTCAAAGTGTTCAATCAAATGATGTGCAATAGCACCGGCTAGATGCGATTTGCCACGCCCGTAGTCTCCATAAAAAATAAACATGTGCGATGATTGCTCACGAAAATTTGGATCGTCGTAAGCACGGATAAAGGATTGCGCAAAACTAATGGCTTCACTCATGTCATCCGCATCATTGACTAGCGTGTCAAAACGCCAATTCGGATTGAGGTCGGCTTGACCAAAAATCGACGCGATACGTTGCTGCTTACTTTGTGCTTGTAACGCGGCAATATCGCGATTGGCTTGAGCTTGATATTGGGCACGGAGTTCATGATATGGCGTGACGGTTTCCGGTGTAGTGAGTTTGCCCAAACGCTTGCCGAGACTGGCGATTTTGTCTTGTAAATTGTCCACGCGACCCTCGTTTATTTGATTGATTTGTCTTTATAACGCTCTATGAACGCTTTGGTTTTGTCATCAACCTGTATTTTGCCATCTTGTGACACACTTTGATAGCCCACAGTGTGTGTTGCAGGCTGTGCCTGTTGTCCCATTTTGGTTTTGCGTTGTAATACGAACTTTTGCGTCCACTGAAATTGACTAAATTGCTTATCCGGACGACCCATCCAATAACTGATAAAATCACCTATATCTTCTTGGATATATTGCTTATCAAGTAATCCAACAAGTTGCGCTAATTCTGAAAATAAACGCTCATCAGGTGTCCACTGCATGTGCATACCAAAGCGCTTCGTGTGCAATTCGATATAGGGTTCGTTCGCAACGATCATCATGGGTAAGACAAGGCGTTGCTCGCGCAGAGAATGCTCGATATCTTGCCCTGTACCGAGCTTGATTAAACCTTGTTTGAGCAAGTGTTTGAACAATCGATTGATTTGACGTCCTTGGGTAAAAGGCTCGTCTTTGGTGTTAACGATTTTGCACAGAGAAGGATAGTGAATCGGTTGTGTCGCTCCAGTCACTGCATGAGCATTAGGACGTAAACCTAACACATATAAACTTCGCGCAGCATTGGATTCTACTTCCAATAGCGCTGCGTATTCTGCATCAGTTAGCATTAGGCGAGTTGCTCAGCAAACCAATCCACTGCAATGTCTTCAGGGATCGGGTGTTGTAACACATCAATCAGTTTGGGCTGGGCTAATGCCGACGCGCCGCATTGTTGCATGGTTTTGTGCATGGTTTCAGCACCACCACAATAGGTGTCATAAGACGAATCTCCTAACCCTATCACATAATAGGTATTGCTTAGCGTAATATTAGTAAGCTCATCGTGAAAAGGCTGAATATTGTCTGGCAAATCG encodes:
- the mnmG gene encoding tRNA uridine-5-carboxymethylaminomethyl(34) synthesis enzyme MnmG yields the protein MYYQQAYDVIVVGGGHAGTEAALAAARMGATTLLLTHNMETLGQMSCNPAIGGIGKGHLVKEIDALGGVMAHAIDKAGIQWRTLNASKGPAVRATRAQADRSLYRNAVRHTLEHQNNLTIFQQSCDDLIVENDRVTGVVTQMGLKFKAKTVVLTVGTFLGGTIHIGLENYKGGRAGDPPSIALAERLRALPFRVDRLKTGTPARLDSRTLDYSKMQEQPGDTPLPVFSFMGSVADHPEQIPCYITHTNERTHDIIRGGLDRSPMFTGVIEGVGPRYCPSIEDKITRFADKTSHQIFVEPEGLNSIEIYPNGISTSLPFDVQCDLIHSIAGFENAHIIRPGYAIEYDFFDPRDLKQSLETKYIDGLFFAGQINGTTGYEEAGAQGLLAGANAALQAADKEAISLRRDQAYIGVLIDDLATLGTKEPYRMFTSRAEYRLLLREDNADLRLTALGREVGLVDDVRWAAFNEKIELIEREKQRLKGQYIHAKHASVSELNKVLRNPVTREHSLEELIRRPEMTYQTLMGIESLGPGLNHVQAAEQVEIQIKYAGYIERQKDEIAKTQRHEETLLPADFDYSQISGLSNEVVAKLSESRPETIGKASRISGITPAAISLLLVYLKKHNMLRKSA
- a CDS encoding ATP-binding protein, with the translated sequence MDNLQDKIASLGKRLGKLTTPETVTPYHELRAQYQAQANRDIAALQAQSKQQRIASIFGQADLNPNWRFDTLVNDADDMSEAISFAQSFIRAYDDPNFREQSSHMFIFYGDYGRGKSHLAGAIAHHLIEHFETSVLYRQLSSLLEMRFYSYDYDAKDGVAEQFREIQQDLLNVDLLILDEVCVNETMLKKNAQSWLGNLLRLRQAAKKNCILITNHSLKDLSIALGKYCTESIKEYDTYKIQFQGPSRREEFVDDAVSHTPVTGYQPNQVK
- a CDS encoding DnaT-like ssDNA-binding domain-containing protein, which produces MLTDAEYAALLEVESNAARSLYVLGLRPNAHAVTGATQPIHYPSLCKIVNTKDEPFTQGRQINRLFKHLLKQGLIKLGTGQDIEHSLREQRLVLPMMIVANEPYIELHTKRFGMHMQWTPDERLFSELAQLVGLLDKQYIQEDIGDFISYWMGRPDKQFSQFQWTQKFVLQRKTKMGQQAQPATHTVGYQSVSQDGKIQVDDKTKAFIERYKDKSIK
- a CDS encoding flavodoxin domain-containing protein; this translates as MAHITSPFSIIVGSMLGATEYVADAIKAKCDELGYAAEVYFQPQLAEIDRNTTWVICTSTHGAGDLPDNIQPFHDELTNITLSNTYYVIGLGDSSYDTYCGGAETMHKTMQQCGASALAQPKLIDVLQHPIPEDIAVDWFAEQLA